A single genomic interval of Sulfoacidibacillus ferrooxidans harbors:
- a CDS encoding GAF domain-containing protein, with amino-acid sequence MFNPTTSEETGAKFYELLVKQAEQLLMDEKDAIANLANISSLLFMMMHDVNWAGFYLWKEDQLILGPFQGKPACVRIAKGKGVCGTAVSEQRSLVVEDVYQFPGHIFCDGDSRSEVVIPIMVDGRVIGVLDVDSPLLGRFNDVDREGLESIVQVLLASTDLSQW; translated from the coding sequence ATGTTTAATCCTACCACAAGTGAGGAGACTGGCGCAAAATTTTATGAACTTCTAGTAAAACAAGCGGAACAGTTGCTCATGGATGAAAAAGACGCGATTGCCAATTTAGCTAATATCTCTTCTTTGCTTTTTATGATGATGCATGATGTGAATTGGGCTGGATTCTATCTCTGGAAAGAAGACCAACTGATTTTAGGCCCATTTCAAGGAAAACCTGCTTGTGTGCGCATTGCAAAAGGAAAAGGAGTATGTGGCACAGCTGTTTCGGAACAGCGATCATTGGTGGTGGAAGATGTGTATCAATTTCCGGGGCATATCTTCTGTGATGGTGACTCTCGTTCAGAAGTTGTCATCCCGATCATGGTAGATGGGCGGGTGATCGGGGTTCTCGATGTGGATAGTCCACTATTGGGGAGATTTAATGATGTTGATCGGGAAGGATTAGAATCGATTGTTCAAGTATTGTTAGCTTCTACTGATCTATCGCAATGGTAA
- a CDS encoding type 1 glutamine amidotransferase: protein MSDRVIRLAHLFPELLNLYADQGNIAVLKHRAMMREIDLQVTPVKLGTKLMLESYDFLLLGGGSDREQAIVGKELAPYRAELQQAIEENMPILAICGGYQLLGQYYELTSGERIPGMHLVDMVTKPGKGRLIGNIAIEWMEQNGVSKEQSIVGFENHGGRTYHDYQPLGKVLSGHGNNGQDHLEGLQYKALLGTYIHGPLLPKNPHVADALLLHALTYRGLYDELNPLDDQLEWEAHESVLTDLRVTSMANHIKTRV, encoded by the coding sequence ATGAGTGATCGGGTGATTCGCTTAGCGCATTTATTTCCGGAATTGTTAAACCTATATGCTGATCAAGGTAATATAGCAGTGTTAAAACACAGGGCTATGATGCGAGAGATCGATCTACAAGTAACCCCAGTGAAACTTGGGACAAAACTAATGCTTGAGTCGTATGATTTTTTGTTGCTCGGTGGTGGCTCTGATCGTGAACAAGCGATCGTTGGAAAAGAACTAGCGCCATATCGCGCTGAATTGCAACAAGCGATTGAAGAAAACATGCCGATTTTAGCTATATGTGGTGGCTATCAATTGCTAGGTCAATATTATGAATTAACGAGTGGGGAACGCATACCAGGGATGCATCTCGTAGATATGGTTACAAAGCCTGGTAAGGGCAGATTAATTGGCAATATCGCGATTGAGTGGATGGAGCAAAATGGCGTTTCCAAAGAGCAATCAATTGTTGGTTTTGAAAATCATGGAGGCAGAACGTACCATGACTATCAGCCACTAGGGAAAGTCTTATCAGGACATGGTAACAATGGTCAAGATCATCTGGAAGGGTTGCAATATAAAGCACTTCTTGGAACGTATATACACGGACCATTGTTACCTAAAAATCCGCACGTGGCAGATGCACTGTTATTACATGCACTAACATATCGCGGTTTATATGATGAACTAAATCCACTGGATGATCAACTGGAGTGGGAAGCGCACGAAAGTGTCTTAACAGATTTGCGAGTCACCTCCATGGCAAATCATATAAAGACGCGTGTATAG
- a CDS encoding DUF2642 domain-containing protein, with amino-acid sequence MIRRQHLHQYIGQPVLVHTTMGTYRGHLHSITNSHIHLHGHRLVSATHQDQPWNTTLSELPTKDIELVYFPGAALALPIAAIVGVTALGLGAMSGW; translated from the coding sequence ATGATCAGGAGACAACATCTACACCAATATATTGGGCAACCTGTGCTTGTTCACACAACTATGGGCACTTATCGTGGACACTTGCATAGCATTACGAACTCGCATATCCATTTGCACGGCCACCGTCTGGTGTCTGCAACTCATCAAGATCAACCTTGGAATACTACCCTTTCCGAACTGCCAACCAAGGACATAGAGCTCGTCTATTTCCCAGGTGCTGCACTGGCACTGCCGATCGCAGCTATCGTTGGCGTCACAGCACTTGGCTTAGGTGCGATGAGCGGGTGGTAA
- a CDS encoding DedA family protein has translation MSRISGGELVGFIHHYGYIGLTAILILGIVGLPLPDETILTAVGYFVYKGSLLYFPSLFFGILGGLLGITLSYALGVFIGRPLVVRYGRYIHITEKLLIRVEQYFEKYGAVTLFGGFFIPGVRHVTAIVAGLSGIPYGKFAFPSYLGVCVWVTVFITLGRFAGPQIAGITGRLTMTEAAWILAVMALSGFLGLILVKTMVNRQKS, from the coding sequence GTGAGTAGAATTTCTGGTGGAGAGTTAGTCGGGTTCATTCATCACTATGGGTACATCGGGTTGACAGCTATATTGATTCTGGGTATTGTAGGTCTTCCATTGCCTGATGAGACTATTTTAACAGCAGTTGGTTATTTTGTTTATAAAGGAAGCTTGTTGTATTTTCCGTCTCTATTTTTTGGGATTTTGGGTGGCCTCTTAGGCATTACCTTAAGTTATGCATTAGGCGTCTTTATTGGGAGACCGCTTGTGGTGCGCTATGGACGCTATATCCACATCACAGAAAAACTACTGATACGAGTTGAACAATATTTTGAAAAATATGGGGCGGTAACATTGTTTGGTGGTTTTTTTATTCCTGGTGTTCGTCATGTGACAGCGATCGTAGCTGGACTAAGTGGGATACCTTATGGAAAATTTGCTTTTCCGTCTTACCTTGGCGTTTGTGTGTGGGTCACTGTGTTTATCACGTTAGGGCGTTTTGCAGGACCGCAAATTGCTGGAATTACAGGTAGACTAACGATGACAGAAGCTGCATGGATTTTGGCGGTGATGGCCCTTAGCGGGTTTTTAGGGCTCATACTAGTTAAAACCATGGTTAATCGCCAGAAATCGTAA
- a CDS encoding SDR family NAD(P)-dependent oxidoreductase translates to MSHSLFDVSDKRVLVTGASKGIGYALAKGFAAAGAQVVLASRNEEDLRLAAQQITAQTGKSVLMERLDVRSQDSMEDCVDRVVQSLNGIDILINNAGLNVRVPALDVTEQDWDTVVDTDLKGAFFMAQKVGRVMVASGRGSIVNISSIGGHVALRTGVAYAAAKAGVLHMTRVLAVEWAAKGVRVNAIGPWYFRTPLTETLLNDPEYLREIVVRTPMGRVGEVEELVGPALFLASDAASYVTGQALFVDGGMGVYGF, encoded by the coding sequence GTGTCTCATTCATTATTTGACGTAAGTGACAAACGTGTTCTTGTAACTGGTGCTTCCAAAGGAATTGGCTATGCCTTAGCTAAAGGATTTGCAGCAGCTGGTGCGCAGGTGGTATTGGCATCACGCAATGAAGAGGATTTACGGCTTGCCGCACAGCAGATCACAGCACAAACGGGCAAGAGTGTCTTGATGGAACGTTTGGATGTACGCAGTCAAGATTCGATGGAAGATTGCGTGGATCGTGTCGTGCAGTCGCTAAACGGCATAGATATACTCATCAATAACGCAGGGTTAAATGTACGCGTTCCTGCGCTTGATGTAACAGAGCAAGACTGGGATACAGTCGTGGATACCGATCTTAAAGGCGCATTTTTTATGGCGCAAAAAGTGGGTCGTGTGATGGTTGCGAGTGGGCGTGGTAGCATTGTCAATATTTCATCTATTGGTGGGCATGTTGCCTTGCGTACAGGCGTTGCGTATGCAGCAGCTAAGGCCGGTGTGCTACATATGACGCGAGTTTTGGCAGTGGAGTGGGCAGCGAAAGGGGTTCGCGTGAATGCAATAGGCCCTTGGTACTTTCGCACGCCACTTACAGAAACATTACTCAATGATCCGGAGTATCTGCGCGAGATTGTGGTGAGAACGCCCATGGGACGTGTGGGAGAAGTAGAGGAGTTAGTTGGACCAGCTCTGTTTTTAGCATCTGATGCAGCAAGTTACGTGACTGGGCAGGCCTTGTTTGTGGACGGTGGCATGGGCGTGTATGGGTTTTAA
- a CDS encoding FtsW/RodA/SpoVE family cell cycle protein, with amino-acid sequence MESIVKRNIRDLDYPLIFVMICISVISCIAVYTSTYGKADPATGNALLGIPPHILLRQIAWEILGYIVMFIMMFVDYKSLAKWHWWFYGIAVFLLLAVFAFHRVNGAHSWISLPAGLSFQPSELAKVALILWTADYMSRMNEREYPDYSFKALLPIIGAFAVPFALTLKEPALGQALVMLAILFSMLLVYVQKKHLRTLVTGSIAFLMAFMLAVGPFSTQTIQLLEHQHILHTYQTQRLISFINPTANPRGAGYQVLEAEIAVGSGGVFGTGLLHGSQTNGSWIPFQWTDFIFSAIAEQLGFVGSSVLIMLFLIMLFRMVKVATSSLDDFGAYVIAGSIGMFAFQIFENIGMNLVLSPATGITLPFVSYGGSSLVVNFLSIGIVLSVSLRRRTLRFD; translated from the coding sequence GTGGAGTCAATCGTTAAACGCAATATTCGAGATTTGGACTATCCTTTAATCTTTGTGATGATTTGTATTTCAGTCATAAGTTGTATAGCAGTATACACATCCACCTATGGAAAAGCCGACCCAGCTACTGGAAATGCTTTGCTAGGCATACCTCCACACATTTTATTGAGGCAAATTGCGTGGGAAATTTTAGGGTATATCGTGATGTTTATCATGATGTTTGTTGATTATAAATCATTAGCAAAATGGCATTGGTGGTTCTATGGGATCGCAGTTTTTCTTTTGCTTGCAGTTTTTGCATTTCATCGAGTAAATGGAGCGCATAGTTGGATTTCCCTTCCTGCTGGATTGAGTTTTCAACCATCTGAATTAGCTAAAGTTGCTCTTATTCTATGGACTGCTGATTATATGAGTCGTATGAATGAGCGCGAATATCCGGATTACTCTTTTAAAGCATTGCTCCCTATTATTGGTGCATTTGCTGTCCCGTTTGCCTTGACATTAAAGGAGCCTGCATTGGGACAAGCGCTGGTTATGTTGGCCATCTTGTTTTCTATGTTACTTGTCTATGTCCAAAAGAAACATTTGCGCACACTAGTTACAGGATCGATTGCTTTTTTAATGGCTTTTATGTTAGCAGTAGGTCCATTTTCTACGCAGACTATCCAACTGCTAGAGCACCAGCACATTTTGCACACTTATCAAACACAGCGTTTGATTTCTTTTATTAATCCTACTGCTAATCCAAGAGGTGCGGGCTATCAGGTTTTAGAAGCGGAGATAGCAGTTGGATCTGGTGGAGTTTTTGGTACGGGATTATTGCATGGCTCACAAACAAACGGGAGCTGGATTCCATTTCAGTGGACTGACTTCATCTTTTCTGCGATTGCAGAGCAGCTTGGATTTGTTGGATCAAGTGTGCTCATTATGTTATTTCTGATCATGTTATTTCGCATGGTCAAAGTAGCGACTAGCTCACTGGACGATTTTGGCGCTTATGTTATAGCAGGATCGATAGGGATGTTTGCCTTTCAGATTTTCGAGAATATAGGCATGAATTTAGTATTAAGTCCAGCTACTGGGATTACATTGCCCTTTGTAAGTTATGGTGGATCATCTTTGGTTGTTAACTTTCTTAGCATTGGGATCGTATTGAGTGTGTCATTACGCAGAAGAACTCTTCGGTTTGATTAG
- the glnA gene encoding type I glutamate--ammonia ligase, giving the protein MTASEILTLIQDKNIKMVDFRIVDLPGRQHHVTIPAAEIDEDMLNDGIAFDGSSIQGFRGIEESDMVMRPDLDSAYIDAFTAVPTLDLVCDVYEPNGARYNRDPRFIAQKAEAFLQKSGVGTAAYFGPELEFFVFDDVRFASSQEGAFYHVDSEEANWNTGKDTGSNLGYKVKNKGGYFPVQPTDSQHDLRTEIVLELMNAGIRVERHHHEVASGGQAEINFRFDTLTNVADTVLLYKYIVRNVSKRYGKVATFMPKPVFGDNGSGMHVHQSIFAGDKPLFFEEGSYGNMSKIALHYIGGILHHAPALLAFATPSTNSFKRLVPGFEAPVNLVFSKGNRSAAVRVPIAAVTPKSARIEFRTPDATANPYLAFAAMLLAGLDGIRNEIDPTAHGYGPVDKNIYELSSKEKQKIRSVPGSLEEVLGALEADHEFLLEGGVFDRDFIETWIEFKRATEVRPLAIRPHPHEFQMYFDL; this is encoded by the coding sequence GTGACTGCTTCAGAAATTTTAACTCTTATTCAAGATAAGAATATTAAAATGGTAGACTTTAGGATTGTTGATTTACCTGGTCGGCAACATCATGTCACGATTCCTGCCGCTGAGATTGATGAAGATATGTTGAATGATGGTATTGCATTTGATGGGTCGAGTATTCAAGGTTTTCGTGGGATTGAAGAGAGCGACATGGTCATGCGTCCTGATCTTGATTCAGCCTATATAGACGCGTTTACTGCTGTTCCAACACTAGATTTAGTGTGTGATGTGTATGAGCCAAACGGCGCTAGATACAATCGCGATCCACGGTTTATTGCACAAAAGGCTGAAGCTTTTTTACAGAAGAGTGGAGTAGGAACTGCAGCGTATTTTGGACCAGAGTTGGAGTTTTTCGTTTTTGATGATGTGCGGTTTGCATCGTCACAAGAAGGAGCGTTTTATCATGTGGACTCTGAAGAAGCAAACTGGAATACAGGTAAAGACACGGGATCAAATTTAGGATATAAAGTGAAAAATAAGGGCGGTTACTTTCCCGTACAACCTACAGATAGTCAGCATGATCTGCGTACAGAGATCGTGTTAGAGCTGATGAATGCAGGGATTCGAGTAGAGCGACACCATCACGAAGTTGCTTCTGGTGGTCAGGCTGAGATTAACTTCCGCTTTGATACCTTAACGAATGTTGCAGATACAGTGCTACTATACAAATACATTGTACGCAACGTTTCAAAACGTTATGGCAAAGTGGCTACATTCATGCCAAAGCCTGTTTTTGGTGACAATGGATCTGGAATGCATGTGCATCAAAGTATTTTTGCAGGTGATAAACCATTGTTTTTTGAAGAAGGCAGCTATGGTAACATGAGTAAAATAGCGCTTCATTACATTGGTGGGATCTTGCATCATGCACCAGCACTGTTAGCTTTCGCTACACCGAGCACGAACTCTTTTAAACGGTTAGTTCCAGGGTTTGAAGCTCCAGTGAACCTAGTATTTTCAAAGGGAAACCGCAGTGCCGCAGTACGGGTACCTATTGCAGCTGTCACTCCAAAGTCTGCGCGGATTGAGTTTCGGACACCTGATGCTACTGCCAATCCATATTTGGCATTTGCAGCGATGTTGTTAGCTGGATTAGATGGTATTCGCAATGAAATTGATCCTACAGCACATGGTTATGGACCAGTAGATAAAAACATTTATGAATTATCGTCCAAAGAAAAGCAAAAGATTCGCAGTGTACCTGGTTCTCTTGAAGAAGTATTAGGAGCACTTGAGGCTGATCATGAATTTTTGCTCGAAGGTGGCGTATTTGATCGCGACTTTATTGAGACGTGGATCGAATTTAAGCGTGCTACAGAGGTGCGCCCACTTGCGATTCGGCCACATCCACATGAGTTTCAAATGTACTTTGATTTGTAG
- a CDS encoding MurT ligase domain-containing protein, whose protein sequence is MNGIKRVRSLIALWVGRGVLRTLQLSGRRGTSLPGFIANRISVDLLFDLLAQLETSVVVTGTNGKTTTSALLYSMVSSQSTPWITNKDGANLAQGLLAALLPHATLFGKMRLRKAVLEVDEATLPRMTERFHPTMIIVTNVFRDQLDRYGEVDHALAMLRRGISYPGIQLITNADDPLAASLGINREFTLFYGMDECPTDLEMRNEVRDGAFCLLCGSELQYTRVIYGQFGFYTCPTGDFSRPRPDYAGFLQADSVALTVLSRTHGKDVEQFSVQATVLGLYNYYNLLAAVAAARTLGISPALIASALIAYEAPLGRMQVYRGQTERILALIKNPTGANSILRAIESDMRTKRICFAINDADADGRDVSWLWDIDVESFLLHSACDQYFCAGHRALDMALRLAYAGVPRDQIHILHSLEEVVFATQSEDTPVYVLSTYTALYPLGTYLREVSS, encoded by the coding sequence ATGAATGGAATAAAACGCGTACGATCTCTTATCGCTTTATGGGTTGGACGTGGCGTACTTCGCACCCTGCAATTATCAGGGCGTCGAGGAACCAGCTTGCCTGGATTTATAGCCAATCGAATCAGCGTGGATCTGTTATTTGATTTGTTAGCACAGCTAGAAACGAGCGTTGTTGTTACCGGAACAAACGGTAAAACAACGACAAGTGCTTTGCTTTATAGTATGGTCTCATCTCAATCTACGCCCTGGATCACCAATAAGGATGGAGCCAATTTAGCGCAAGGTCTTTTAGCAGCACTCTTGCCTCACGCAACATTATTTGGGAAAATGCGTTTGCGAAAGGCGGTATTAGAGGTGGACGAAGCCACATTGCCGCGAATGACTGAACGCTTTCACCCCACGATGATCATTGTCACAAACGTATTTAGAGATCAATTGGATCGGTATGGAGAGGTTGACCATGCACTTGCGATGTTGCGGCGTGGGATTTCATATCCTGGGATACAACTCATTACCAATGCTGATGATCCTTTAGCCGCTTCATTGGGGATCAATAGAGAATTCACGTTATTTTATGGAATGGATGAATGTCCGACTGATCTTGAGATGCGCAACGAAGTAAGAGATGGCGCCTTTTGTCTGCTCTGTGGCAGTGAATTGCAATATACTCGCGTCATTTATGGACAATTTGGCTTTTATACTTGTCCAACTGGGGATTTTTCTCGGCCCCGACCTGATTATGCAGGGTTCTTACAAGCAGATTCTGTAGCGCTTACCGTGTTATCGCGAACACATGGGAAAGATGTCGAGCAGTTTTCTGTGCAGGCAACTGTGCTTGGCTTGTACAATTACTATAACTTATTAGCAGCTGTTGCTGCAGCTCGTACATTAGGTATTTCTCCTGCCTTGATTGCATCGGCCTTGATTGCATATGAGGCGCCTCTTGGTCGAATGCAGGTTTATCGCGGTCAAACAGAACGAATATTGGCGCTGATAAAAAATCCTACGGGTGCAAACAGTATTCTTCGTGCGATTGAATCTGACATGCGAACAAAGCGAATCTGTTTTGCGATCAATGATGCAGATGCAGATGGACGAGATGTTTCTTGGTTATGGGACATAGACGTTGAGAGTTTTCTTTTACACAGTGCGTGTGATCAATACTTTTGCGCGGGGCATCGCGCATTAGATATGGCATTGCGACTTGCCTATGCAGGCGTTCCAAGGGATCAGATTCACATACTACATTCGCTTGAAGAAGTTGTTTTTGCAACGCAAAGTGAAGATACCCCAGTATATGTGTTGTCAACGTATACTGCACTATATCCGCTTGGAACGTATTTGCGGGAGGTGAGCTCATGA
- a CDS encoding tRNA threonylcarbamoyladenosine dehydratase, whose translation MAHRFSRTELVIGTDGLHILQKATVAVFGLGGVGSYTAEALARSGIGRLILIDKDIVDITNINRQIPALTSTIGKPKVEVMTERIADINPDCEVIPKQVFFLKDTEHDIFSTPIDYVADAIDTLSAKIHLVETCKSLHIPIASSMGAANKIDPSQFRIMDISETSIDPIARIMRRELRKKGIERGLKVVCSLETPRQPRMEIKETLVPHIDSIDYPLTSKAAHPPASLSYVPPVAGLLLASIVVNDLLQLQ comes from the coding sequence TTGGCACATCGATTTTCACGCACAGAATTAGTGATTGGCACTGATGGCCTTCACATCTTACAAAAAGCCACCGTCGCCGTGTTTGGATTAGGTGGTGTCGGATCATATACTGCAGAAGCTCTGGCACGCTCCGGCATCGGACGACTCATCCTTATTGATAAAGATATTGTCGATATCACAAATATTAACCGTCAGATTCCTGCCTTGACAAGTACCATCGGTAAACCAAAGGTGGAAGTCATGACTGAGCGTATCGCAGATATCAATCCCGATTGTGAAGTCATACCAAAGCAAGTATTTTTTCTAAAAGATACAGAACATGATATCTTTTCTACACCGATTGATTATGTGGCTGATGCCATCGATACGTTAAGTGCAAAAATACACTTAGTGGAGACATGCAAGTCTTTACATATCCCGATTGCTTCAAGTATGGGTGCTGCCAATAAAATAGACCCTTCACAATTCCGCATCATGGACATCAGTGAAACTTCGATTGATCCCATTGCTCGGATTATGCGTCGCGAATTGCGCAAAAAAGGGATTGAACGCGGGCTAAAAGTCGTCTGTTCGCTAGAAACACCACGTCAGCCACGCATGGAGATTAAAGAAACGCTCGTCCCACATATTGATTCTATAGACTACCCACTCACAAGTAAAGCAGCCCATCCACCGGCTAGTCTATCATACGTGCCACCTGTTGCAGGACTACTATTAGCTAGCATTGTCGTAAACGATCTTTTACAGCTACAATAA
- a CDS encoding MBL fold metallo-hydrolase, producing the protein MFDLYEQGLPGRSSAYVYRGAKNVLIDTGSAPCHSHIIRALSELGLEPHDLHYVILTHIHLDHAGGAGTLARLAPSTTFVVHPRAARHLIDPTKLMTGARAVYGEDTDRYFGEVLPVPEHQVLIRQDGETLDFGDRIVTFYDTPGHAKHHFSMYDPVLQSIFVGDALGIRYVHRFTGWPFEFVLPSTSPSDFDPEAVVNTVAKLSALHATTVYHTHYGPSPIAEALSGTLLGAKRFAAMADRIYHKDVTWEDVKVSLESEIRSILTESGHKEPHHIEDLGLDLELDAKGLLYYEEKKHAPH; encoded by the coding sequence ATGTTCGATCTTTATGAGCAAGGCTTACCCGGACGATCTTCTGCATATGTATACCGCGGTGCGAAGAATGTATTGATTGACACAGGATCTGCACCCTGCCATAGCCATATTATTCGTGCATTATCAGAGTTGGGACTTGAACCACATGATTTACATTATGTGATTCTTACGCATATTCATTTAGATCACGCAGGAGGCGCAGGAACACTTGCGCGATTAGCCCCATCCACTACATTTGTCGTTCATCCTCGCGCAGCACGTCATCTGATTGACCCAACCAAACTAATGACAGGCGCACGTGCCGTTTATGGTGAAGATACTGATCGCTATTTTGGTGAAGTTTTACCTGTGCCAGAACATCAAGTTCTGATACGACAAGATGGAGAAACATTAGATTTTGGGGATCGCATAGTCACCTTTTATGATACCCCAGGTCATGCAAAACATCATTTTAGTATGTATGACCCCGTTTTGCAGTCTATCTTTGTTGGTGACGCCTTAGGGATCAGATATGTACATCGATTTACTGGGTGGCCTTTTGAATTTGTCTTACCGTCCACAAGTCCCTCTGATTTTGACCCAGAGGCTGTTGTAAATACAGTCGCCAAATTATCTGCTCTCCATGCGACAACTGTGTATCATACGCACTATGGGCCATCTCCTATAGCAGAAGCATTGTCCGGCACTCTACTTGGAGCCAAGCGGTTTGCAGCGATGGCTGATCGCATATATCATAAAGATGTAACATGGGAAGATGTAAAGGTTTCTCTCGAATCGGAGATTCGCTCTATTTTAACTGAATCAGGACACAAAGAACCTCATCACATTGAAGATTTAGGATTAGATCTCGAACTCGATGCAAAAGGGTTATTGTATTACGAAGAGAAAAAGCATGCTCCGCATTAA
- the ftsW gene encoding putative lipid II flippase FtsW, with protein MRRHRPDFLLLFAILCLVTFGVVMVYSASMVWAIQVTNASPAYYFKRQLIYAIIGIVVMLVFMNIPYVRIRQAAKWITLGTLGSLFLVLVPGIGHKAAGVRRWIGPPALHFQPSEIALVGVLIYLAYIFDKKGENIQSFRRDILPPLMILGMQFILILLEPDMGTGMLLLLSGLVVMFVAGIRRTHIFTVGGILLPIIGAFAWFEAYRNIRIKIFLNPWNPAYTNDGAYQLQQSLIAIYHGGLFGQGIGRGIEPFLYLPIPHEDFIFAIVIEELGFAGAAFLLGLFAIVIWRGIRISQHLPNRFASLLAAGLSSMIGLGVLINVGVVTGLMPITGIPLPFISYGGTALIMKLCASGMLLSLSRYTVDEKNPAPLDRVATVREVNFSLKGNRQQRAKKRQPALTNSSSLHVRK; from the coding sequence ATGCGTAGACATAGACCTGATTTTCTTTTATTGTTTGCCATTTTGTGCCTTGTCACATTTGGCGTTGTTATGGTGTACAGTGCGAGTATGGTGTGGGCTATTCAAGTCACTAATGCTTCTCCTGCCTATTATTTTAAGAGGCAATTAATCTATGCCATCATTGGCATAGTAGTTATGTTAGTCTTTATGAATATTCCCTATGTGCGCATTCGCCAAGCTGCTAAGTGGATCACATTAGGAACGCTAGGATCACTTTTCTTAGTCCTTGTTCCTGGCATTGGCCACAAAGCAGCAGGAGTTAGACGCTGGATTGGGCCACCTGCCTTGCACTTTCAACCAAGTGAGATAGCGCTCGTAGGAGTTTTAATTTATCTAGCCTACATATTCGATAAAAAAGGTGAAAATATCCAAAGCTTTCGCCGTGATATTCTCCCGCCCCTCATGATTCTTGGCATGCAGTTTATCCTGATCCTGCTCGAACCCGACATGGGAACAGGCATGTTGTTACTTCTATCAGGACTTGTCGTCATGTTTGTTGCAGGCATACGCCGAACACACATCTTTACTGTTGGCGGTATTTTATTGCCCATTATCGGTGCCTTCGCTTGGTTTGAAGCCTACCGTAATATCCGCATTAAAATTTTCCTTAATCCATGGAATCCTGCCTATACGAACGACGGTGCATACCAATTGCAACAATCACTAATCGCCATTTATCATGGTGGATTATTTGGACAGGGTATAGGACGTGGCATTGAGCCTTTTCTTTATTTACCTATTCCACATGAAGACTTCATCTTTGCCATCGTTATCGAAGAACTAGGTTTTGCTGGCGCAGCTTTTCTGCTCGGATTATTTGCCATCGTCATATGGCGCGGCATCCGTATCAGCCAGCATCTACCCAATCGCTTTGCGTCGTTGCTTGCGGCAGGACTTTCCAGTATGATTGGTTTAGGGGTATTAATTAATGTCGGCGTTGTAACGGGACTGATGCCAATCACCGGAATACCACTGCCATTTATTAGCTATGGTGGTACCGCACTCATTATGAAACTATGCGCATCAGGCATGCTTCTTTCACTATCCCGCTATACAGTAGATGAAAAAAATCCTGCTCCATTAGATCGTGTTGCCACTGTACGTGAAGTTAATTTTTCCCTTAAAGGTAACCGTCAACAACGTGCAAAGAAACGCCAACCAGCACTAACCAATTCTTCATCGCTACATGTTCGAAAGTGA